Proteins encoded in a region of the Geobacillus genomosp. 3 genome:
- a CDS encoding ABC transporter permease, whose translation MNQPAVSATPSKKTAPSILEFLYKHGTLLAILAVIAYFGITQDRFFTYENFSDILRSISIVTLVAIGITFSLIVDGFDLSVGSTVSLATIASAAALVLHRQEIFVTLLVPLLLGVAVGLLNSLLIVKFKLPDLLATLATMYAINGVQLTYTKGFSIYNDMPLPDGGTAPGKFIPSFLFIGQGELFGVPFSVLLMLFVVIAAHLFLTYTKPGRLFYLTGENREAARLSGIPVNRYRTYAYIISGFFAALGGIVLASRIGTGQVSAGASFLMDGVAAAYIGFSVFGAGKPNVIGTLFGSILIGVLLNGLTMANVPYYAQDIIKGAILVGALALSHWQKK comes from the coding sequence ATGAATCAGCCGGCCGTTTCCGCGACGCCGTCGAAAAAAACGGCGCCGTCTATTCTTGAGTTTTTGTATAAACATGGGACATTGCTCGCCATTCTGGCCGTGATCGCCTATTTTGGCATCACACAAGACCGGTTTTTCACGTATGAAAACTTCAGCGACATTTTGCGCTCGATTTCGATCGTGACGCTCGTGGCGATCGGCATTACGTTTTCGCTGATCGTTGACGGCTTCGATTTATCGGTCGGCTCAACGGTAAGCCTTGCGACGATCGCCAGTGCGGCGGCGCTTGTCTTGCACCGTCAAGAAATTTTCGTCACCTTGCTCGTGCCGCTGTTGCTCGGCGTCGCCGTCGGACTGCTCAATTCGCTCTTGATCGTCAAATTCAAATTGCCTGATTTGCTCGCCACCTTAGCGACGATGTATGCCATCAACGGCGTACAACTCACCTATACGAAAGGATTTTCGATTTACAACGATATGCCGCTGCCAGACGGCGGCACGGCGCCGGGCAAATTCATTCCTTCCTTTTTATTTATCGGCCAAGGAGAGCTGTTCGGCGTACCGTTTTCCGTTTTGCTGATGCTATTCGTCGTCATTGCTGCCCACTTGTTTTTGACATACACCAAACCGGGACGCCTCTTTTATTTGACGGGGGAAAACCGGGAAGCGGCAAGGCTGTCGGGGATTCCGGTGAACCGTTACCGGACGTATGCGTACATCATCAGCGGCTTTTTCGCCGCCCTAGGCGGCATCGTCCTCGCTTCGCGCATTGGCACCGGGCAAGTATCAGCTGGGGCCTCATTTTTGATGGACGGCGTCGCCGCCGCCTACATCGGTTTTTCCGTCTTTGGCGCCGGCAAGCCGAACGTCATCGGCACGTTGTTCGGCTCGATTTTGATAGGTGTGTTGTTAAACGGCTTGACGATGGCAAACGTCCCGTACTACGCCCAGGACATTATAAAAGGCGCCATTTTAGTCGGCGCCCTCGCCCTGTCACATTGGCAAAAAAAATAA
- a CDS encoding sugar ABC transporter ATP-binding protein, producing MNGLSMRGMEKSFGAVRVLDGVDFDVRPGEVHALLGMNGAGKSTLMNMLAGAVPPDAGTITIDGTPCAFSSPREAKQAGIGLVVQEVDTALFPGLPVYENLAADELADVKNRPIRSLRQEKERAAALLRRVGLSIPPTKLVRDCSLHEKQLIVLAKVLSSNARYIILDEPTAALSEAETKRLFAIIHELKQQGVGFIYISHKLKEVQEIADRLTILRDGRVVYHGAAGSLSLEDIVLHMTGTKRRTSANQARTYGSDIAFAARGITIDKTGTTIDLYAHRGEIVGIAGLVGAGKTELAESLIAHRKTAGEWEIDGRRYVFSSPYEAIEAGLSLIPEERRKQGLFLPESVRTNITVRLLSRLARWQWIKRAQEAEAADTLVRSLAIHPPSSATAVRHLSGGNQQKVVIGKWLNTNARVFLFDEPTKGIDVHAKQDVFSIIRTLADEGKTVLYFSSECHELLEVCDTIYIMVDGRLLARLPAAELTYEQLVYYCSGGEIDESAGRFRDAVEKNGAVYS from the coding sequence ATGAACGGGTTGTCAATGCGGGGCATGGAAAAATCGTTTGGCGCCGTGCGCGTGCTTGACGGCGTGGACTTCGACGTCCGTCCGGGCGAAGTCCACGCCCTTTTAGGCATGAACGGCGCCGGCAAAAGCACGCTGATGAACATGTTGGCCGGCGCCGTTCCGCCCGACGCCGGCACGATCACGATCGACGGCACTCCATGCGCGTTTTCATCGCCGCGTGAGGCCAAGCAGGCCGGCATTGGCCTTGTCGTGCAAGAAGTGGACACAGCGCTGTTTCCCGGCCTGCCCGTTTACGAAAACCTGGCGGCTGACGAGCTCGCTGATGTGAAAAACCGGCCGATCCGCTCGCTGCGCCAAGAAAAAGAGCGGGCCGCCGCTCTGCTTCGCCGCGTCGGCCTTTCCATCCCGCCGACGAAGCTCGTGCGCGACTGTTCGCTCCATGAAAAACAGCTCATCGTGCTGGCAAAAGTGTTGTCGTCAAACGCGCGCTACATCATTTTGGACGAACCGACCGCCGCGCTGAGCGAGGCAGAAACGAAGCGGCTGTTTGCCATCATTCATGAGCTGAAACAGCAAGGCGTCGGCTTTATTTATATTTCTCATAAGCTGAAAGAAGTGCAAGAAATCGCTGACCGGCTGACGATTTTGCGCGACGGCCGCGTCGTCTATCACGGCGCGGCCGGCAGCCTGTCGCTTGAAGACATCGTCCTTCATATGACCGGGACGAAGCGAAGAACCTCTGCCAACCAGGCGCGCACGTACGGAAGCGACATCGCCTTTGCCGCCCGCGGAATCACGATTGACAAAACCGGCACGACCATCGACCTATACGCCCATCGCGGGGAAATTGTCGGCATCGCCGGCTTGGTCGGCGCCGGCAAGACGGAGCTTGCTGAAAGCCTCATCGCCCATCGAAAGACGGCGGGCGAATGGGAAATCGATGGCCGGCGCTATGTGTTCTCGTCACCTTATGAAGCCATCGAAGCCGGACTTTCCCTTATTCCCGAAGAACGGCGCAAGCAAGGGCTGTTTTTGCCCGAATCGGTGCGGACGAACATCACCGTGCGCCTTCTTTCCCGCCTGGCGCGCTGGCAATGGATCAAGCGGGCACAAGAAGCGGAGGCCGCCGATACCCTCGTTCGCTCGCTCGCCATCCATCCGCCGTCAAGCGCCACGGCTGTCCGCCACTTAAGCGGCGGCAACCAGCAAAAAGTCGTGATCGGCAAATGGCTGAACACGAACGCACGCGTCTTTTTGTTCGATGAACCGACGAAAGGAATCGATGTTCACGCGAAACAAGACGTCTTTTCCATCATCCGCACCCTCGCTGATGAAGGGAAAACCGTGCTGTACTTTTCAAGCGAATGTCATGAGCTGCTCGAGGTTTGCGACACCATCTATATTATGGTCGACGGTCGGCTGCTCGCCCGCCTGCCGGCCGCTGAACTCACGTACGAGCAGCTTGTTTATTATTGCAGTGGAGGTGAAATCGATGAATCAGCCGGCCGTTTCCGCGACGCCGTCGAAAAAAACGGCGCCGTCTATTCTTGA
- a CDS encoding sugar ABC transporter substrate-binding protein, with protein MKQFKALSFLFLLFFAVFSILAGCTNEQDAMSAKPANETKQTGQQGAASSANSSTAASSGQAAIPEQLKKPVKIAAIMQMSIGTFSSQYIAGVKEQVQKFGGEVQVYNADNDLTKMASYVETAITQNVDAILLDHGRADALEGPVKKAVAKGIPVVAFDNDLNIPGVTVIDQDDYSLAWKTLKTLAEDLNGEGRIVTIWVGGFTPMERRHVIYEAFQKRYPDIQEIAKFGTASSNTALDTQTQMEAILKKYPNKGDIDAVFATWDEFAKGAVRAIEQAGRTEIKVYGIDLSDEDLQMIQKPNSPWVATTATDPAEVGRVQVRFAYQKIAGEKTPNIYSLEPHLVKRSDLPDKQVSMSDLSQYIPGWGQSNVAISPWMKTLEAQVNKK; from the coding sequence ATGAAACAATTTAAGGCCTTATCGTTCCTTTTTCTTCTTTTCTTTGCCGTGTTCTCCATCTTAGCCGGCTGCACAAATGAGCAAGATGCCATGAGCGCCAAGCCGGCCAACGAAACGAAACAAACGGGCCAGCAAGGCGCCGCCTCATCGGCAAACAGCTCCACCGCCGCAAGCAGCGGGCAGGCGGCCATTCCGGAACAACTGAAAAAACCGGTGAAAATCGCCGCCATCATGCAAATGTCGATCGGCACATTCTCCTCGCAATACATCGCCGGCGTGAAAGAACAAGTGCAAAAGTTCGGCGGCGAAGTGCAAGTGTATAACGCCGACAACGATTTGACGAAGATGGCATCATATGTTGAAACGGCCATTACGCAAAACGTCGATGCCATTTTGCTTGACCACGGCCGCGCCGATGCGCTCGAAGGGCCGGTGAAAAAAGCCGTCGCCAAAGGCATTCCGGTTGTGGCGTTTGACAACGATTTGAACATTCCCGGCGTCACCGTCATCGACCAAGACGACTATAGCCTCGCTTGGAAAACGTTAAAGACGCTCGCCGAAGATCTAAACGGCGAAGGCCGCATCGTGACGATTTGGGTCGGCGGCTTCACCCCGATGGAACGCCGCCACGTCATTTACGAAGCATTTCAAAAGCGCTACCCGGACATTCAAGAAATCGCTAAATTCGGCACAGCGAGCTCGAATACAGCATTGGATACACAAACACAAATGGAGGCGATTTTGAAAAAATACCCGAATAAAGGCGACATCGATGCCGTCTTCGCGACATGGGACGAGTTCGCCAAAGGGGCGGTGCGCGCCATCGAACAAGCCGGACGCACGGAAATTAAAGTGTACGGCATCGATTTAAGTGATGAGGACTTGCAAATGATTCAAAAACCAAACAGCCCGTGGGTGGCGACAACGGCGACGGATCCGGCGGAAGTCGGCCGCGTTCAAGTTCGCTTCGCCTATCAAAAAATTGCTGGTGAAAAAACGCCGAACATTTACTCGCTCGAGCCGCATTTAGTGAAACGGTCTGACCTGCCGGACAAACAAGTATCGATGAGCGATCTCTCGCAATACATCCCGGGCTGGGGGCAATCGAACGTCGCCATCTCGCCGTGGATGAAAACGCTGGAAGCTCAGGTGAACAAAAAATGA
- the mtnA gene encoding S-methyl-5-thioribose-1-phosphate isomerase produces the protein MNSFVIPRSVEWHETHVTILNQQKLPSITEYMDLHTLEDVHEAIATLKVRGAPAIGITAAYGLALAASRYETESVDEFQRRLQQDRDYLASARPTAVNLFWALDRLVAAAKSAASVNEAKTMLIHEAIRIQIEDEDVCHRIGEYALSLFRPGDRVMTICNAGSIATARYGTALAPFYLAKEKGIELSVYALETRPVLQGARLTTWELMQAGVDVTLITDNMAAQTIKAKHINAIIVGADRIARNGDTANKIGTFGLALLAQSFGIPFYVAAPLSTIDIKTKTGADIPIEERHPDEVTHLAGVRIAPEGVNVYNPAFDVTPNELITAIITEKGIVRGHYETALPSLFTKEEHHETI, from the coding sequence ATGAACTCATTTGTCATCCCGCGCTCTGTCGAATGGCATGAGACGCATGTCACGATTTTAAACCAACAAAAACTGCCATCGATCACCGAATACATGGACTTGCATACGCTCGAAGACGTCCATGAGGCGATCGCGACGTTGAAAGTGCGCGGGGCGCCGGCGATCGGCATCACGGCTGCCTACGGCTTGGCGCTCGCCGCCTCGCGCTATGAAACCGAATCAGTGGACGAATTTCAGCGCCGCTTGCAACAAGACCGCGACTACTTAGCGAGCGCCCGCCCGACGGCCGTCAACTTGTTTTGGGCGCTCGACCGGCTCGTCGCCGCCGCGAAAAGCGCCGCTTCCGTCAACGAAGCGAAAACAATGCTCATTCACGAAGCGATCCGCATCCAAATCGAAGATGAGGATGTGTGCCACCGCATCGGCGAATACGCCTTGTCCCTTTTCCGTCCGGGCGACCGGGTGATGACGATTTGCAACGCCGGTTCGATCGCCACCGCCCGCTACGGAACGGCGCTCGCCCCGTTTTATTTGGCAAAAGAAAAAGGAATCGAGCTGTCCGTCTACGCCCTAGAAACGCGGCCGGTGTTGCAGGGAGCGCGCCTGACCACATGGGAGCTCATGCAGGCGGGCGTCGATGTGACGCTCATTACCGACAACATGGCGGCGCAAACGATCAAGGCGAAACACATCAACGCCATCATCGTCGGCGCCGACCGGATCGCGCGAAACGGCGATACAGCGAACAAAATCGGCACGTTTGGCCTCGCTTTGCTCGCCCAATCGTTCGGCATTCCGTTTTACGTTGCTGCCCCGCTGTCAACGATCGACATCAAGACAAAAACAGGGGCGGATATCCCGATTGAAGAGCGCCATCCGGATGAAGTGACGCATCTCGCCGGCGTGCGCATCGCCCCGGAAGGCGTCAACGTGTACAATCCGGCGTTTGATGTTACGCCAAACGAGCTCATTACCGCCATCATTACCGAAAAAGGCATCGTCCGCGGCCATTACGAAACGGCGCTGCCATCGTTATTCACAAAGGAGGAGCACCATGAAACAATTTAA
- the mtnK gene encoding S-methyl-5-thioribose kinase, with amino-acid sequence MTIVQSAVYEPLTEQKATALAVRLGLFRDGAPLLCREIGDGNLNLVFHIVDQETKQGIIIKQALPYAKVVGESWPLTLKRAVIESNALRTFASYVPQYVPNVYYSDESLAITVMEDLSHLQIARKGLIEGKTYPLLSRHIGEFIAKTAFYTSDFGMNQQEKKKLAQSFVNPELCKITEDLVFTDPFFDHDTNNFEDELRPDVEALWEDDRLRLEAAKLKRKFLTEADVLLHGDLHTGSIFASDDETKVIDPEFAFYGPIGFDLGQFFANLLLNALSRPESERRPLFDHIDQTWDVFTSVFSELWRTESVETYAATPGLLDEVLRQAFVDAVGFAGCEVIRRTIGLAHVADLDGIDQKVERLTAKRHALRLGRRLIVERAELAGTDGFRRLFVETER; translated from the coding sequence ATGACGATTGTCCAATCAGCTGTTTACGAACCGCTCACCGAACAAAAAGCGACCGCCCTCGCCGTCCGCCTCGGCTTGTTCCGCGACGGGGCGCCGCTTCTGTGCCGCGAGATCGGCGATGGCAACTTAAACTTAGTGTTTCATATCGTCGACCAAGAGACAAAGCAAGGCATCATCATCAAACAAGCGCTGCCGTACGCGAAAGTCGTCGGTGAAAGCTGGCCGCTCACATTAAAACGCGCGGTCATTGAAAGCAACGCGCTGCGCACGTTTGCCAGCTATGTGCCGCAATATGTGCCAAACGTCTACTACTCTGACGAATCGCTCGCCATCACGGTGATGGAAGATTTGTCCCACTTGCAAATCGCCCGCAAAGGGCTGATCGAAGGGAAAACGTACCCGCTTTTGTCCCGGCATATTGGCGAATTCATCGCCAAAACAGCGTTTTACACGTCTGATTTCGGCATGAATCAACAAGAGAAAAAGAAGTTGGCGCAAAGCTTTGTCAATCCAGAGCTATGCAAAATTACGGAAGATCTCGTCTTTACCGATCCGTTTTTCGACCATGACACGAACAACTTTGAAGACGAATTGCGCCCAGACGTTGAAGCGCTTTGGGAAGATGACCGCCTCCGCCTCGAAGCAGCGAAGCTGAAGCGCAAGTTTTTAACTGAAGCGGATGTACTGCTGCACGGAGACTTACACACTGGCAGCATTTTCGCCAGCGACGACGAAACGAAAGTGATCGACCCGGAATTCGCCTTTTACGGCCCGATCGGGTTTGACCTTGGCCAATTTTTCGCCAACTTGCTGTTAAATGCGTTGTCCCGCCCTGAATCGGAGCGCCGTCCGCTCTTTGATCATATCGACCAGACGTGGGACGTTTTTACGTCTGTATTCTCGGAGCTTTGGCGCACCGAAAGCGTCGAAACGTACGCCGCGACGCCCGGACTGCTTGATGAGGTGCTGCGGCAGGCGTTCGTTGACGCCGTCGGTTTTGCCGGCTGCGAGGTCATCCGCCGGACGATCGGCCTCGCCCATGTGGCGGATCTCGACGGCATTGACCAAAAAGTCGAACGGCTCACCGCGAAACGGCACGCACTCCGTCTCGGCCGCCGCCTGATCGTTGAGCGTGCCGAACTGGCGGGAACGGACGGCTTCCGCCGCCTGTTCGTCGAAACGGAACGATGA